Genomic segment of Arachis hypogaea cultivar Tifrunner chromosome 11, arahy.Tifrunner.gnm2.J5K5, whole genome shotgun sequence:
GTACAAttcttcttcatgtgtcccaccttcttatagaagaaacaagttgaaatttgatcctgtttcttagcctttttctactgagaaggcacatccgcaatagtatcacgctttcttttatactgataagatgaagccatgtgagcactttcagtTTTATCTTActgtagcctctcttcttcttgcacacagtgagatataacctcatttaaggaccaagtaTCCTTCAAAGTGTTATAACTCAATTTGAATTGTCCAAAGTGTACAGGAagggaaatcaaaatgaaatgcacgagtaaatcttcagacaactctaattttagtgctttcaattttgaagcaagatgagacatttccataatgtactccctaatgttccctttacctttatacctcatggagacaagtttgctcaaaagactacttgcctccgccttttcattcttagtaaagaatttttcaacatcctttaggaactgtttgGCATATTTATCCTCAATAATTAACCCCCGAAACACCTCAAGAATTAAGCGTTTCATTAtaataatgctcattcgattggatctctcccacttttctattttaacctcattgaggttttacggagtggaagtgggtttctcctctcgaagaactatatctagatccatacaaccgaggacaatctccacggtatccttccaaactttaaagtttgaaccattcagcataggaatactgctaatttgtgcagaaacattggtagctaaagccatagtttctggattagaaTAAATAGAACATGCAGTaaacattagttaaataatgggaaaaatccatattgagatatctagaacaacattaatttttaatctttggatagaaaaattaactgtaagtgatactctcattgcagtaatcaaatattgtcaaaatttttgtcacacattaagcctttctttggaccgacttaatgcgcacatggaAGTTTAAACTTCgtaacctatttattaccgcatatattttctattaattggccaaacaataaccttcctttggaccgattattgaccgcataattaatagaaaataaacaaaagtgtgcaatgcttattatttggccaaacaataaacttctttTGAGCCGATTATTAttcgcataaataataagtattactttattcttaatcaaTTACCCAAATATTTATTTACCATCAATATGTGTATGCAATTCGGCCAAATATAGGCCTTCCTTTGGGCtgaccaatattcgcatgaattacatattcctaatgttttaaataaatcaattttcacaaaagaggtTGCTTTGacagcataatgttcaatcaatttattctaaaactaaatctttataaaataggtAGGTATAATAATCCAAATTGTTACTAGTGTCCTTATgtaacaattaaataatatttttattattcaaatattattaatatatatacataactttGCCAAATATAGATCTTCCTTTGTGTAGATCAATATTCGCATAAatgacatatatataataatccttATCTCTCAAAAGGGATTATTTATCAATTGTATACTAAATTAATAGCACATATAATTAAATATGAAACAATCATATTAATACTCTATACtttattttagaataaattaattatcattataaaaaaaaatagatatagcaACCTATATATTTCAGAACCAAGTGCCAAGTCCATTTGCAGTCACAACGAACATAAATATTATGAACatcatatcataaaaaaaagtaaCCATAACATGCTTGTTATAAACGCACAAGCGATTATATATGATGTGCACATACACATATATGATGTGCTCGTACATCAATACCACGTAAATCAATTATCCAGGCCATtggcataaaaaaaattaattcttgtgCTCGTACATCAATATCAATTATATATGATGTGCACATATACATATATGTCGatccaaaataacaataaaaaaatctgatattttttatgattaaataatggATAGCTctttgaaataaattaatttcaatagcTCAGATCATTCATAttgaatcataaaaaatatatcataatacgAAAGCGTATCTTTActcataaaaattagaaattgatagaaggatttggatcttgtggttctttcgatctttctcaaccaaagccttctgtatttcTAGGCAGTTGAattgcaactcttttgatggagAAATAGCAACAAAGGCGattttggtatattggggaccgaaaccttGAAtgcctatttatatttgagcatggcacccattaaactctaaagcccaaataaaatagtatctaaagtccaaaagataataggGCAAtgtacttaaataaataaaatgagagAAACCTTTATCTATATACAACATTTGGAAAGTCCTTACGTGAGTGTGTTGTTTTGATTACTATGTAAACCGTGGGAGCTAGCCACGGTTTCTCatttcttcataaaccgtgggaggCTTCAACGGATTTCAGTTGGAAAAGGTTGAGCATAAACCGTGGCTGCTCACCACGGATTATGAGAGAAAACAGCTAGCCATAAACCGTGCttggtcaccacggtttatgaagaaatAGCTCTGAACATAAACCCCTCCTGACTACCACGGTTTACGTTGAGTGAACTATAAATACATAATCCGTGGATAGTCTTCACGGATATCATTTGTGCCAAACCAAAATTGTATTAGCTTGGTGGTTGAGAGAGAGGTTTGaaggtttagggtttcatttgggTGGTGGAGCCATGGAGGACGAAGCTCGCATGTACCGGCTAAATGGCGTTGCGCATGTGGCTGGATACATCGACCAAGAggtttgttgttattattattattattattattattattattattattattattattattattattattattattattattattattattattattattattattattattattattattacttctgtttttattattattctgagttgctattattattattattattattattattattattattattattattgggagctgttagtattattattatcgtTATTGTTAGTACAATTATTCCTGTTGGTATTGTTATTATTCTTATTGTTTCATTATTGTTATTACTATCGTTAGAGAAAATAGAACAGCAATGAGggtatctaataatttttttaaattatgtttgaTGTTATTAGTATTAGTCGTATGTTGAGGATTTTCTTACCCACATTTTGCAGCCTACTAGGGTTATTAGCGGTGTAAGAAGACAACTGAATATGCCTTTACACGACCGGATTATACCATATCTGCAGACCGCTGGGTTGTATCACCTCGCTAGGCTGAATAGTCAGTGGTTCTGGGTTGATGAGCCTCTAATTAGCGTATTCGttgagaggtggcgtcctgaAATGCACACCTTTCACATGCCGTTTGGGGAGTGCACCATCACTTTGCAAGAAGTGGCATATCAGCTGGGTTTGCCCATAAATGGGGAGGCCGTTAGTGGTGCCTGACTGACTTTGAGAATCTGATGGAGAAGGGAAGACCAGTATGGGTGTGGTTTCGGGAGTTGTTTGGGGAGTTACCGCCGTATAATAAAGTCAAGCAGATGACGATGTGCTACACATGGTTCCATGAGAGGTTCCGGGTTCTCCCAGCAGACACGAGTGAAGAGATGGTGCGTATATACGCGCGTGCTTATACTCTGATGTTATTGTTATCTCAGCTGTTTGCGGACAAGAACGCAAACCGGGTTCACCTTCGCTGGTTGCCTTATTTGGCATCGCTGGACGATTTGGGTAGATATACCTGGGGCTCGGTTGCACTAGCCTGGTTGTATAGATGTCTTTGTCGTGGGACAAACAGAAACGTGGTTAGCTTGGCCGGGCCACTACAGCTTCTACAgtcttggattttctggaggtttCCCAGTTTGAGACCTAGTGGTTTTGATGTGTTTGGGTTTTCGCTTGCATCTAGGTACGGTTTATTATGTTCGGTCCATAACTTGTTCAATTTCATGTGTTCTTGTTTGTTATGAAATGCTTTCAATGAAAATTGTAGGTGGGCTACATATCTACTGAGAAACGATGTAGTGGATCAAAAAGTCGTGTCTGCACGCCTTTCTTTGGATAGATTACGTGTCCACGATGTGAGTCGTTTAGTTATTGCTCTTACAAATACTGGTTCATGTTTAATGTTATGGTCTTACCTAACTATAACTTATTCGATCCAGTTTGTGTGGGAGCCTTATTCTTCTCCCGAGGTTGCTGCTGTTGTTCATCCGGAGATACTAGCTGACGAGTACCGTAGGCTATGGACGGCGATCACTAGCCTGATATATTTTGCTGCGATTGAGTGGCATCAGGTGGATAGGGTGGTACCGCAGTTTGGCGGTGTTCAGCATCTCCCTCAGTTTGCTCTGAACATAGATTGGCTCCATGCGAATGATGGAAGGGGTGGAGACCGATGGTTCCCTAGATATTATCAGGAGTGGCATCAGCATTGGGAGAACCGGGTTGATTCAGTCATACCGGTCGCTTGAGTAGTTGACCCCGGTCCATCAGCTGAGTACTTGGACTGGTAGTGCCGTGTGGCCCACAGATTCCTATCCCCAGACTTTGCATTTCATGATCCGAGGCCGATTGTTTTGACCGAGGAGGCTCGTCACAGAGGGTCGTCGCAGGCACCTCCCAGGGTGCAGGTTCACGACAGACCGAATAACACGCGAGTGGATCGGCGTCGGCATATAGGCACACGTACCACCGATCGAGAGTGGCGATGGCTCGACGACCGTTTGGATGAGGACCTAGGTGCTGCTGATGATTGAGGTGTTGTAGATTATCGTGTTCCTCGACGTAGAGCCAGACGACAGCGTGGGCGGGATGGTCGTGGTCGGGCTTGGGGTACAGGACCATCCGGTGCGGATAACGGTGCTCAACACGCTGTTGGTGAGGATGTTGGGGAATTGGACACAGGGATGGATCTGCCCACCTACGATGTAGGGGGTAGCTCTCAGGTGTTCGGGAGTGTCAAGCAATAGGTATTCGCTGACTTTACTACCGCGGCCGTCGGCATGGACATCGATGATCCTGTTAATCAGTCAGAGTTCTTTAGGGATATAGCAGACATGCTGAAGGACGATGATGCGACTCATTATAGGCCACAGATGCCTGAGGATCATTCCTAGTTTGCCGAGTACCAGCCACCTTGTCATGATGTTCAGCATCAGTTACCGGTTGACCTCAATGAGCCTCCAGCTTCTCCATCTGACCCGTGGTTCGCCTTAGGAGGGACCCCAGCATCAGCATTCAATGCCGTTCCGCCACATACATCCACACCAGAGGCGTATCAGCGACCAAGGAGGGTGAGGCATCCTCTTTTGTGTGGCACCAGAGGTCACATGCTTGGTCAGCTCGACGATGATGACAGTGACACCATCAAGGATTTTGATTAGTTATGTGATCTTTTTACATATGGTGGAAACTATGTTTGATTATGTTCGTAGCATAATTTTTATGGTTTCATGTTTCAGACAGCGGTTGTATGTTATTTGATATGTATGTGATAATTATATAGGTATGTGATAATTATATATGTTTTAGGATCTACGGCTACGAACTAGATTGTCAGAACTGTTACGCGCATTCATATGCATACCAAAGTGTTTCAATTAAGCATCTAAAATAATAGGAGATAAATCGATGAACTtaataaacaaaacaaattcaCGACATTAGCTGACTCAAACAACCTTACATTACTCAAATAAAGACTTGCTAATACAACTTAGACAACAACGACACCATCAACGTCATAACAACAAGACCTAACATTACTCAAGTTAAGCGATCTTAGAACAACTTAGACAACAACAACAAGACCATAAAGGTCATAACATCTAACCATCCCCTGCAGCAGTATGTCTTCGCTAGTCACAGTTCCTGCGCGTATGACCAGGCTGACGGCAGAGCCCACAGCACTTCGGGTGGTTCTCAACAGACTGATCCATGCTCCCGTGGATCTTGGTTGCCTTTGGACGTCCTTCCCTGGCACGCCTCATGTTAGGATCAAGAATGACTGTCGGTCCAGCATATGGGAGCCATAGGCCTTCTGGGATAAGCGGAACAAAACCTAGCTTGTACACGTTAAACACTTCAGTCATGCGATACACCTCGTGAACATATGACGCCCAATTCAGGCGCGAGTGGGTGCAACATGCAATGGCGTGACAACATGGATAATGAAGCACCTGAAAGTGGCCACAATCGCATGTGTGATCCTTAAGGGAAACTCGATAGCTACCTAACGAGAAGTTCCCGGTCGGTGTGGTCTCAGCCACTGTGTACTCCGATTGGTGCCTGTCATATAATGTGACAGTGAAGCACCTGGAGTTTCTTATGTTCCGCTCAATAGCCTTCACCAACGCCTGAAAAAATTCATACCAAGATCCCAGTTGTGCCTGCACCGTCTGTCCACGGACCACGAATAGCTCCGCAAGCCTCCCATACGTGGACTTAACCAACGAGGTGACCGGGAGGTTGCGAGTTCCCTTTAACACGGAATTCACACATTCACTAATGTTGGTTGTCATATGCCCAAACCGTCTACCGCTATCCTCATGTTAGGTCCACTTGTCATACTCCATACGATTCGCCCAGTCACACATGGCCGGGTTCTTAGTCCGCATGATGTCAAACCAGTAATAAAACTCTGCTTCAATTTTTTCATAAGCAGCATTCaccagcatcctccttgcatcttTACCTTTGAAGCTAAGGCTGAAATTTGCAGCCACATGATGAATACAGTACGCTCGAAAAGCACGTGGAGGCAGCCAACCATTTTCGGGGGCCTCAAGTGCAGCCTTGATGCCATTATGCCTATTAGAGATAACAAGGATACCCTTTTGCGGCGTCACATGCGATCGTAGGTTGGACAAGAAGAAGGACCATGACTCCACATTGTCTCCCTCCACAACCATGACTCCGCATTTTCTCCCTCCACAAGGGCGAAGGCTATCGGGAGGATGTTCGAGTTCCCATCCTGCGCTATCGCCAACAGTAATATGcctccatacttgccatacaaGTGGGTACCGTCAATACTCACGAGGGGCTTGCAATGCTGGAAGGCCTCGATGCAGGGTGGAAATGTCCAGAAAAGACGATGAAAGTACACCGTTGACTCATCGACCTGATCCCCAAGTCGAACAGGAGACATTTTCAACACAGTGACTGTCCCGGCCATGGTCGACTGTACCCCTAGCATCCAATGTGGCAACTCGGCATACGACTCTTTCCAGTCTCCATATATTTGTACTACTGCCTTCTGTTTTGCCATCCAAACCTTCCTGTAACTAGGCCTGAACCCGTAATCGGCTTCTGTTGCTTGTTGCAAGACCTTGATCGTAACCGCAGCATCCGCCCTAACCAACAGAAAAATCCTCGCACAGATAACGTGGTAATCAAGCTGACggtgatcactggaaatagaggtgGCCAAGCAAGTGTGCGGaccgttgtacctcctaacctcCCAAGTGCCCTTTCGTGCACGAAGCGATATGCGAATCAACCAAGTATAACCCTTGCCGAACTCCTTGCATCTTCCATGATACTTCAGATGATCCGATTCCACGACTCTGTACTCAATACCTCGATAGATGCTATAGTCCTTCACACTCAGAACAGCCTCATCTTTATTCTGGAATGATTGTCCAATCTGAAATTCTGTAGAAGAACCGCCAATTGTAGCACCTTCGTCCGCCTGTTGACCCAGAGCCTCCAAGTTTAGAGTGGAGAAGTGTGGagggtactgctgtgtgccagaacttGAAGGCCCGTGCTGTGCATGTAGATTGGCACCTGTGTCATCATCACTGTCCCTAATGATATCTACAGGCTCCCCTTCAGAGTCATCGTCCCGCATTGCATTCTCTACTCTATCAGGTTCCCCGAAGGCTTGAACATCATGTATCATGCCACCACCGGTATTCACCTCAAATGCCTGCTGCCAGACCCCAGGATTCTCCAACGGTACAGAACCCACTGCCTCGGTTTGATCTAAATCTGCCGTGAAGGAAGGGGATGCGACCTGCGGAACAGATGGTCCTGCCATAGGCATCAAACTGGACGCACCGCCTGCGGCAGTCGAGCTATGAACTGGAGCTGATGCCCCAGAACTCTCGACACCAACCTCCAACTTCGCATACAACTCGTGTATTCTGACCTCCGGAAAACTCCTAACACAATGAAACAGAACCCGAATATCTTCATCATCCGCTAGCACAAATGTATCATACTTAACACCGGTCGAGACAACTGAGatgggaatcttgtagaatagCTTCTTCACCCACTTGCTACCACAGACCCCAAGCTTCTGCAAGATGCTGTTCTTTACATCTGACAAAGTGCTGGATGAACTGATGAATACACTCAATGGTTCTctgtcagtgaacttcacaccatattttttgcttcttttaattttttcagaGCAATGCACTAAAACAAGAAAGCTCTCTTCCTCACTTGCCATTGTGTGACAATGATCTCTTCAGCAACTTCAAGCTCgctcatatatatatacaaaacctACTCTTCAAAATCGTGGCAGCCTACAAGGGTTTATGAGTTTAATAAACccttcataaaccgtggctgcCTAGAGGGGTTTTTGCTCATATTATTTCGTTCATAAACCGTGGTTAGCTACCATGGTTTACCCTCAAACCTTCTTCTACGTAAACCGTTGCAGGCTGGCACGGTTTACATGTAATTTCAAAACCGTGGTTAGCTCCCACGgattacataataataaaattgcaCATGCACGTAAGCAATTTTCAATTGTTGGAATCACGTAAAGGTTTCtctcatttattttatttcagtacATTGCccaagataatatatctaaaattaaaagataattatctaaagaacaaaatataatatccggttttattctcatttaattccaaatcaaaagtaataatgacttattcaatgtagcatttaaaacaataaatgagatcaccattatataagtcatttaatttgaaatagcataatttgtgattacaattaatatatgtattgcctacaaacaaattaggaaattaaaataatttcataacaactaaaaaatagaaaaaaatattttttttaataaaaacaaatttttttcctATCAACTTAATATCACCCAATAAATACTTAAAACGTTATCTGATAAGgttagaaattttttaaaaaaaagttgttaaaaatatatcaaattttaagtttttaatgtatttattaaataatagatttaaaatcttttattaataataaacttATCATATGACTTTAAGAGCATGTTaactcattttttataataacttttaattaaaaagaagaagaatcccaCTCTTTTATCAATACATATAGTTCTTCATTTCTTTTCGTAAACAAGTTTTAAATATAGTAACAAAATGGTAGAATAGTTTGTTTTTTATACCTAATCCATTTATCCATCCAATAGGGTTTCCTAATAAATCATTATCCGCCCTAAAGATTTTTCTTTCAGCTGCTAACCAAAAAGAATTCTTCATTTATATCtctatctattatatatatattattaaaattaaatttcttcaattaataaaattattgataagacatattttaaaaataatttttaatttattttatctgatttatttaaatatattaattaattaattaattaattaattcatttaattaaaataaatattaaattatttaatattttatttgaccatattaacataattaattaattacgttaattattttatttgtctaaaataaatgaattgatctttttttaatttgcattaattttttatatttttatattaataattttttaaaatattataattaatcatTTACTTAATTTAGttgaaataaatattaaattctttaatattttatttgaacacattaactataactaattaattatattaattatttaatttgactaaaataaataattacataattatttTAGCATAAATAGTTACCCATCGAATAATAAAAACAGTTAAACTTTGAatttaaccattattttataaaattttatagtaaCGATTACATTATGTGTTTtcgtttaaaaaaataagaaatacttcatatattttatatatcatcCTGTGCAATAAATATAATATTGATGTTATGGGAGTTGAATATAcaactttaaattaaaataagttatttaaaattaaaccaTTAAACTATACACAAGTGCAACGATCATATATAATATTGATgattcattataaaaaaaaaaaaacacaagttgataaaattagaaattattttaattgcagatatattttgatatataatGTCCTATGATATCTAAgctaaaaattaaacttttattcTATTTGGAGAATGCGCAACTCACAGTTTATGTTGCAAATAATCTTCTTATAtacataattattatattattaaaaaaggtAAATATTACAAGTTTATTTTTTTAAGCTAAATAACAATTAAATGATCACATCTTCGTACTTTAAATTTGGATAACCATACCATCATGTATGTTAAACTTTACAAGGTAAAATACTGCAAGTTTATTAAAGCCTTTTCCTACAATTTGAGTAACTGTACCATCATGCATGCTGAATTTTGGAAGATTATTAAGGGTCTTTAAATAGTAGTTATTAatgatttttaaaatagaaaaaactaccaaaagtatCTATAAATTTTACGAACGTTAacaaaagtacccataaactaagaaaattaacgctgtatccataaaagatgggtttcgtatgacaaaagtatctaaatcctaattttttattaattttttaataaaattcttaaaCTACCCCACCCTAACCCCATTCTACCGTcactccttctcttctcttcttcctctctcctcattTATCCCTCAAAAACCTTCACAGAGTCATAGAAACTCTCCTCATTTACCGTcactccttctcttctcttcttcctctctcttcaTTTATCCCTCAAAAACCTTCACAGAGTCATAGAAACTCTCCTCATTTACCGCCAATTTCTTCTCCTCTCACTGCTTCTCCCTCTCACTATTAAGGTGACTACAACACCTTCATCGCACACCTGTAACCCAACCTGAGGAGAATGCTGCCGTGACGTGCCTGTTGCAGCAGAGGAGAACGTCGTCGTGGAGTGTCTGACCCAGCTGAGGAGAACACCGTCGTCGCACACCTGAGAAGAGAGAGGGGTCGTGGTACTCTTGCCTGCAGAAAGCGAGTTCGATAAAGAGAAATCAGAGAACAAAGGGAGGCGGCACTGTGGATGGAGGTTTTGCCATTGACGATGTTACAGTCAGCTGGCGAAGAAAaatgtatttctttttttttaaaacatttttattttatttttcttcttttcagaaattgatttagttactactaaaatgatactgttctattttttttaaatctgcttCTATTTTTTATGAAGGCTGAGATTGATTTACAGAAGATCCAGTTGATGGCTACTTCTACTTTTGATTTTTgctgaaataaatttcaaatttgatgaatggatttgttaattttttatggttgatggctttttctatttctagttttgctaaagtgaattgaaattggatgaatggatttgaaaatttttgtgttttgagtATTTTTTGGTGTTTGATTAATTTGGTTTGGGTATGGATTATAAACTTATGAGTGAATCGGTTGAGGTCCGAtcctctaccaccaccaccaccactattaTTGATTTCGGTCTGATTTGTTGTAGGAATAGTTTTGGACTCCATGGCAAGAGTTGGTGCAAATTGAATTATGAAAGGTTGaaaaagtgagttgaggttgagtgtagggtagtttagaaattttattaaaaaattaacaaaaaattaagatttggatacttttgtcatactgaactcatctttcatgggtacatcgttaatttccttagtttacgggtacttttgtcagcgttcgtaaacttcatgggtacttttgatagtttttcctttaaaatattattgtgaAGTTTGATTCTTTAATAGTTTTTCAGGTTATTAAAATAGGATATCCAAACTCTCACTTTTGGAGGCAGTTTGTACAAGATATACTGATCCTAAACAGATGTATACAGAATATTGATTAAAATCACATATTAAGAGAGGTTAATACAGTTGCAAATATAATGACTAAAAAGAAACATGATCTCTCCATCGGTCTTCACATTTTTGATGCAGCTATACTTGATGTTATTTCAACTTTAGCTTTTgatatgtttgatttttttaagtTTAGAGACTTGTAATTTTTGCTTGCTATTTTTGGGGTTCCTGACCCCGCCACTccataagaaatttttttttatttatgttgtttTTAATCAAGTTTGTTTggagaaaagaaaatatatatttttcaattaaaaggTTGATCCATGTGCTTGTAAGAAATGGTGTTCGCATTGTGGTTTTGatcaaatttaaagaaaaaatcaatCCAATTCAAAGGATGTAATTTGTTGCCGTTTGGATTAGATCCGTTTGATTTTACTTTATACAATCCAAATTATTGTGAATTTGGATTTATTTggtttattcaattttaaaaaaattaacattttattattaaaaaataaaagtagctTTATATtggtaaaacaaaaaataaataaatctaattttatatttagaaaaaatttattaaataataataataataataataataataataataataataataatattattattattattattattgaatcccGCTAGGGAACCAATggagtatttgtacaatgtgtacaatagactaTTTATTTGgcctaatatgagttaaaaatgaACATATAGGATAaaatgagcaatgctaggggaccagcaacttttgtgattggtaaccatcaaatagccatcaataatgatttaatggtgtgagattggtgtgcgatttcatctaatgactcacctttctctgctggttatatgctggccaaaattcaataaaattgctaGACTTTTTCGGATAGAATACTATTAATCTCTCAAACACAATATACTCGTACTattcagaataaccatccgattAACAGAGATAATAACATCTGATATCCTATTGAATCGAACATCTATATATCCTCATTGTATATATTGTATAGATACTCCATtgactccctatactttctcttattattattattattattattattattattattattattattattattatatgtaacaaataaacatattaatataaaatttaaatttaataataaaataataatattagatCATATTTTACGGGTTTGATCAATTTTGATTTTGGATTGGATAATATATTTGTTTAGATtggtttgaatttaaatattttttttactaaagataggagactcgaacccgcaacctcttaattgagtatagaaaaattatgccatttgaactattactcattggcttaaATTTAAATACCCTTATTTGTAAGTAATGATAAATTTATATTcaactttatttttatatatttagtgatttaaatttaaactttgaaGTCTTAACATGTACTTCACATTTAATTTATGTGATTTGTtgatagtataaaaaatattcaaataacttTTAACTATAATAATTTAGTCCTATATATACATTACAAAactttatcaaaaaatattttatatactatATAACTATCTCATAAATATATTAGACGtgagattttaattaatttttttaa
This window contains:
- the LOC114924705 gene encoding uncharacterized protein, yielding MTTNISECVNSVLKGTRNLPVTSLVKSTYGRLAELFVVRGQTVQAQLGSWYEFFQALVKAIERNIRNSRCFTVTLYDRHQSEYTVAETTPTGNFSLGSYRVSLKDHTCDCGHFQVLHYPCCHAIACCTHSRLNWASYVHEVYRMTEVFNVYKLGFVPLIPEGLWLPYAGPTVILDPNMRRAREGRPKATKIHGSMDQSVENHPKCCGLCRQPGHTRRNCD